From the genome of Desulfocurvibacter africanus subsp. africanus DSM 2603, one region includes:
- the prsK gene encoding XrtA/PEP-CTERM system histidine kinase PrsK produces MLHTVLSMTCLSLAALYAISTLAWRERSRSTMLLAAALLVMATIDALDAMSLAIPYRAPLLRRAAMVGEGLLAPLWLLMSQRFARGKTRRSLEALLLLAVFSILPAVPVLLGPERLFALQLAGSQFIHLHVTALVFYAALTLSILLTLIRLETTLLASTHADRWKIKFTVLGCGVALVASLLFYSQAFLLGHLKFSLLPVRSLGLACGILMVAYSHFERGGGVRVSVSPPMAYKSVVLFAFGAYLFAFGLLSAGRQVLDDSLQASLIMALALLCGLALLILVLSESLRCRIRDFIQRHFYEDKYDYRSQWMLVARRLAAAKNPQELHASILLSFCEVFGLRSAVLYLKDLNQGDFFPVENVEHQACPTLLQAKDPFVRTLASKGYPLELSGELRDGQGEQSSLRIAVPLTAHGEMVGIVFLGPAIIEHEIYDQEDFELMASMANHASSAIQSLRLAEALAQSREMELLGRVSAFIAHDLKNLVHTLSLLTENAREYINNRDFQTDMLDSLDSTISRMKILISKLKDIPEDVHMWKQPTDVLGLVEEAAAMAGISVAIRGERVVLGLDREEMRKVVLNLLLNAAEATRGKGPVEVEVRGGSDGEAMLAVRDQGCGMDAEFIRTRLFKPFQTTKNKGLGIGLYHSRHIIQAHGGGIEVRSSPGAGSEFIVRLPGSDARVHQELAVREAQ; encoded by the coding sequence GTGCTGCATACCGTTCTCTCCATGACCTGCTTGTCCCTCGCGGCGCTTTACGCGATCTCCACCCTCGCCTGGCGTGAGCGCTCCAGGAGCACTATGCTCCTTGCGGCGGCCCTGCTGGTCATGGCGACCATCGACGCGCTCGACGCCATGTCCCTGGCCATTCCATACCGGGCTCCCCTGCTGCGCAGGGCGGCAATGGTCGGCGAGGGGCTGCTGGCCCCCCTTTGGCTGCTCATGAGCCAGAGGTTCGCACGAGGGAAGACCAGGCGCTCCCTGGAGGCATTGCTCCTCTTGGCTGTCTTCTCGATCCTGCCCGCTGTCCCCGTGCTCCTTGGACCCGAAAGGCTCTTCGCCTTGCAGTTGGCGGGCAGCCAGTTCATCCATCTGCATGTCACAGCATTGGTTTTCTATGCCGCCCTGACGCTGAGCATACTGCTGACGCTCATCCGGCTGGAAACGACTCTGCTGGCCAGCACCCATGCGGACCGCTGGAAGATCAAGTTCACGGTGCTCGGTTGCGGCGTAGCCCTCGTGGCCAGCCTGCTTTTCTACAGTCAGGCCTTTCTGCTCGGACATCTGAAGTTCTCTCTGCTGCCCGTCAGGTCTCTGGGGCTGGCCTGCGGCATCCTCATGGTGGCGTACTCGCACTTCGAGCGCGGAGGGGGAGTGCGGGTCAGCGTCTCGCCTCCAATGGCCTACAAGTCAGTCGTGCTCTTCGCCTTCGGCGCCTACCTCTTTGCCTTCGGACTGCTCAGCGCCGGAAGGCAAGTCCTGGACGACTCGCTGCAGGCCTCGCTCATTATGGCCTTGGCACTGCTCTGTGGCCTGGCCCTGCTCATTCTTGTGCTGTCCGAATCGTTGAGATGTCGCATACGGGACTTCATCCAGCGCCACTTCTATGAGGACAAGTACGACTATCGCTCACAATGGATGCTCGTCGCCAGGCGGCTCGCCGCAGCCAAAAACCCGCAGGAGCTCCATGCCTCCATCCTGCTCAGCTTTTGCGAGGTCTTCGGCCTGCGCTCGGCCGTGCTCTATCTCAAGGACCTGAACCAGGGGGACTTCTTCCCTGTGGAGAACGTCGAGCACCAGGCCTGCCCGACCCTCCTCCAGGCCAAGGACCCCTTCGTGCGGACCTTGGCTTCAAAGGGCTACCCCCTGGAACTATCAGGGGAGCTCCGGGACGGTCAGGGAGAACAGAGCAGCCTCCGCATCGCCGTGCCGCTCACGGCCCATGGGGAAATGGTCGGCATCGTCTTTCTCGGGCCTGCGATCATTGAACACGAGATCTATGACCAGGAGGATTTCGAGCTCATGGCATCCATGGCCAACCATGCGTCATCAGCCATCCAAAGCCTGCGCCTGGCTGAGGCCTTGGCCCAGTCCAGGGAGATGGAGCTCCTGGGAAGGGTCTCGGCGTTCATCGCGCACGACCTAAAGAACCTCGTGCACACCCTGTCGCTTTTGACCGAGAACGCCCGCGAGTACATCAACAACCGGGATTTCCAGACGGATATGCTCGATTCGTTGGACAGCACTATATCACGGATGAAGATCCTCATCAGCAAGCTCAAGGACATTCCCGAGGATGTCCACATGTGGAAGCAGCCCACAGACGTCCTGGGCCTGGTCGAGGAGGCCGCCGCGATGGCTGGCATTTCCGTGGCCATCCGGGGTGAACGGGTAGTCCTGGGCCTGGACCGGGAAGAGATGCGCAAGGTCGTGCTCAATCTGTTGCTCAATGCCGCTGAAGCGACCAGGGGCAAGGGCCCGGTGGAGGTCGAAGTGCGCGGCGGATCAGACGGCGAGGCCATGCTCGCTGTGCGTGACCAGGGCTGCGGAATGGACGCGGAGTTCATCCGCACCCGGCTCTTCAAACCTTTCCAGACGACAAAGAACAAGGGGCTGGGCATCGGCCTATACCATTCGCGGCACATCATCCAGGCCCATGGAGGAGGCATTGAGGTCAGGAGCTCGCCTGGCGCGGGTTCCGAATTCATAGTCCGTCTTCCGGGATCCGACGCGCGGGTCCACCAGGAGCTTGCGGTCAGGGAGGCACAATGA
- a CDS encoding polysaccharide biosynthesis/export family protein — MTAIRALMLMMTVWVLAPGVAISASAADSGNFKLGPGDLIEISVWEEPSLTRSVRVRPDGLISFPLAGEVQASGRTVPEVQVELEKLIRAFVPDAPVTVMLVELASKKIYVLGSVQTPGVIPLYEPIRVLQALSRAGGLDQYASDDIIILRETEKGQVVLEFDYDEVSGGKKLEQNIFLQSNDTIVVP, encoded by the coding sequence ATGACAGCAATTCGAGCGCTCATGCTCATGATGACCGTGTGGGTTTTGGCTCCGGGCGTGGCGATATCCGCGAGCGCTGCTGATTCCGGTAACTTCAAGCTGGGGCCGGGAGATCTGATCGAGATCTCAGTCTGGGAGGAGCCAAGCCTGACGCGGTCCGTACGGGTGCGGCCCGACGGACTGATCTCCTTTCCCCTGGCCGGGGAGGTGCAGGCCAGCGGCAGGACCGTGCCCGAGGTCCAGGTCGAGCTGGAAAAGCTCATCCGCGCCTTTGTCCCCGATGCTCCGGTGACGGTCATGCTGGTGGAGCTTGCGAGCAAGAAGATCTATGTCCTCGGCAGCGTGCAGACCCCCGGAGTCATTCCGCTGTACGAGCCCATCCGGGTTCTCCAGGCGCTGTCCCGGGCAGGCGGTCTGGACCAGTATGCGAGCGACGACATCATCATCCTCAGGGAGACCGAGAAGGGACAAGTTGTCCTGGAGTTCGACTATGATGAGGTCTCCGGGGGCAAGAAACTGGAGCAGAACATCTTTCTGCAATCCAACGACACCATCGTCGTGCCCTGA
- a CDS encoding PEP-CTERM sorting domain-containing protein — MRRLMSAVIISLVMLVISASQAAATAWVDVYDPYDVKLDSYRPYTYTHNLIEHGFTPGEDLITNAELSINLYDDSWHDGWELAKIDLVGYFFEDTTYDFSYEDLEIGLSLLGLLKLNLDGTLTVAITRAIGDFMFGDSTLTAWGYDNTPVPEPCTMALLGAGMGMIGLARYRRRRGLEL; from the coding sequence ATGAGGCGTTTGATGTCGGCTGTTATAATCTCACTTGTCATGCTGGTTATCTCTGCGTCACAGGCTGCTGCAACCGCTTGGGTGGATGTGTATGATCCTTATGATGTTAAGTTGGATAGCTATAGACCATATACATACACGCACAATCTTATCGAGCATGGATTCACTCCGGGTGAGGACCTCATCACCAACGCTGAACTGTCCATCAATCTTTATGATGACTCTTGGCACGACGGTTGGGAGCTGGCGAAAATCGACTTGGTTGGGTATTTCTTCGAAGATACGACTTATGACTTTTCCTACGAGGATCTTGAAATCGGCCTTAGCCTCCTCGGCCTGCTGAAGCTCAATCTGGATGGCACGTTGACGGTTGCGATTACCCGAGCGATTGGAGACTTCATGTTCGGCGACTCGACTCTGACCGCTTGGGGTTACGATAATACCCCAGTCCCCGAGCCCTGCACCATGGCTCTGCTTGGCGCGGGCATGGGCATGATCGGGCTTGCCCGCTACAGAAGGCGGCGCGGCCTAGAACTCTGA